The following proteins are encoded in a genomic region of Poecilia reticulata strain Guanapo linkage group LG11, Guppy_female_1.0+MT, whole genome shotgun sequence:
- the LOC103472877 gene encoding germ cell-specific gene 1-like protein: MYIGLLAMGFLLMCVEAMCLCAKKEMSSLKINAFAAMCTVLSGMMGMVAHMMYTTVFQMTVSIGPKDWRPQSWDYGWSFALAWLSFSCCMAAAVATLNSYTKTIIEMKHRARLRLEEARAATIAPSYEEVVRAGGGGLYSVSQLIHLGQQGALMDPLWPRGVGPAVGPLACGAGGALLVGGGVGGIGMGTGGVVAGGSTAIGGAGVGGSGVGMGKGSTGGTMGAMGGGGMGTGRMVDAHGVVVVEGCATEGCEECEREMDEIDYTLQEEXEDSVC, from the exons ATGTACATCGGTCTTCTGGCGATGGGTTTCCTCCTGATGTGTGTCGAAGCGATGTGCCTCTGTGCCAAGAAGGAGATGAGCTCCCTGAAGATCAACGCCTTCGCTGCAATGTGCACCGTCCTTTCAG GTATGATGGGGATGGTAGCCCATATGATGTACACCACAGTGTTTCAGATGACAGTGAGCATCGGACCAAAAGACTGGAGGCCACAGTCTTGGGACTATGGATGGTCTTTTGC GTTAGCATGGCTTTCCTTCAGCTGTTGCATGGCAGCCGCTGTGGCAACACTCAACTCGTACACCAAGACCATCATTGAGATGAAGCACAGAGCCAGGTTGAGGCTGGAGGAAGCCCGAGCTGCTACCATCGCCCCGTCCTATGAGGAGGTTGTTCGAGCCGGAGGTGGAGGGCTTTACTCAGTCAGCCAGCTGATTCATCtcggccagcagggggccctcaTGGATCCACTGTGGCCAAGAGGAGTGGGACCGGCGGTTGGACCTTTGGCATGCGGTGCTGGTGGGGCCCTGCTGGTTGGAGGTGGAGTCGGGGGCATCGGCATGGGAACGGGAGGAGTTGTAGCTGGAGGAAGCACAGCTATAGGAGGAGCAGGTGTTGGAGGAAGTGGAGTTGGGATGGGAAAGGGAAGCACTGGTGGGACAATGGGGGCAATGGGAGGAGGTGGAATGGGAACAGGAAGAATGGTGGACGCTCACGGGGTCGTAGTTGTGGAGGGATGCGCCACAGAAGGATGTGAGGAGTGTGAGCGAGAGATGGATGAGATAGATTACACTCTACAGGAGGAAARAGAGGACTCCGTCTGCTAG
- the LOC103472858 gene encoding recoverin-like — MGNSKSGAVSKEILEDLKLNTKFSETEIVQWYENFKKQCPTGRISKDEFQNIYRKFFPDSDANTYAQHVFRSFDTNDDGTLDFKEYIIALHMTATGKTTSKLEWAFSLFDVDKNGYITKAEVTEICTSIFKLIPSDEVGDLPEDENTPEKRANKLWKVFDKGDNDRVAEGEFIKGLLENEDALRLIQYEPLK, encoded by the exons ATGGGTAACAGCAAGAGCGGCGCTGTGTCCAAGGAGATCCTTGAGGACCTTAAACTCAACACCAAGTTCTCAGAGACTGAGATTGTCCAGTGGTATGAGAACTTCAAAAAGCAGTGTCCAACGGGCCGCATCTCGAAAGACGAATTTCAGAATATCTACCGCAAGTTCTTCCCGGACAGCGATGCAAACACTTACGCCCAGCACGTCTTCCGCTCCTTCGACACCAATGACGACGGCACGCTGGACTTCAAGGAGTACATCATCGCCCTCCACATGACCGCAACGGGGAAGACCACGAGCAAACTTGAATGGGCGTTTTCGCTGTTTGATGTGGACAAGAACGGATACATCACCAAGGCAGAGGTCACAGAAATCTGCACA TCAATTTTCAAGCTGATACCGTCAGATGAAGTGGGCGATCTACCTGAGGATGAAAACACACCTGAAAAGAGGGCAAACAAACTCTGGAAAGTCTTCGATAAGGGTGACAATG aCCGAGTTGCAGAGGGAGAGTTCATCAAAGGATTGTTGGAAAATGAAGACGCCCTCCGTTTGATTCAGTATGAGcctttaaaataa
- the LOC103472857 gene encoding coiled-coil domain-containing protein 106-like — translation MNPATSRHDTNTPERYXSQASSSSSGTGGSGQTGGLYLNAYEVSFPFEESVERPAAYHLNHGQQMVEEPVVQESLHAQYSPFILISNLRAHLYVSLEKNAWLQKRIEELEEERNFLRCQLDRFIVSMRSPDVXDWCGEAQRTVKVQPASSPSPPSPMTTRSGMTLKRLQGPGTRIRRNVTVPVKQEFHLEEDKYYTEEEFVEEEEEEEMEDDADSPVESGSKKKSRGRGSGEPKMKMRRIFRITHGRERQRVKDPDGVLIRYKKILSTYQRVRSMSRAFQIHRVDRNTMASTSPIAELLLVAPEKVLTSLL, via the exons ATGAATCCCGCAACCAGCAGACACGATACAAACACGCCAG AGCGGTACRCCTCCCAGgcttcatcttcttcatcaGGAACGGGAGGAAGTGGACAAACGGGAGGTTTGTATCTAAATGCCTATGAGGTTTCGTTTCCCTTCGAAGAGAGTGTGGAGCGCCCAGCTGCCTACCACCTGAACCACGGCCAGCAGATGGTTGAAG AGCCAGTGGTGCAGGAGTCTCTTCACGCCCAGTACAGCCCTTTCATCCTGATTTCTAACCTGCGGGCTCACCTCTACGTCTCTCTGGAGAAGAATGCCTGGCTGCAGAAACGCATCGAGGAGCTKGAAGAGGAGCGAAACTTCCTGCGCTGTCAGCTGGACCGCTTCATCGTCAGCATGAGGAGTCCAGATG TGGYAGACTGGTGTGGAGAAGCCCAGCGTACTGTGAAAGTCCAGCCTGCCAgctctccatctcctccttcCCCGATGACCACCAGGTCGGGGATGACCCTCAAACGCCTCCAGGGCCCCGGWACTCGGATCCGCCGCAACGTCACTGTCCCCG TCAAGCAAGAGTTTCATCTYGAAGAAGACAAATATTACACAGAGGAAGAGTTtgttgaggaagaggaggaggaagagatggaggatGATGCAGACTCGCCTGTGGAGAGCGGGTCAAAGAAGAAGAGCCGAGGGCGTGGCAGCGGAGAGCcgaagatgaagatgaggaggatcTTCAGGATCACGCATGGAAGGGAGAGGCAAAGAG TTAAGGACCCAGATGGGGTTCTGATTCGCTATAAGAAGATTCTGTCCACATACCAGCGGGTGAGGAGCATGTCCAGAGCCTTCCAGATCCACAGAGTCGACCGAAACACGATGGCCTCCACCTCCCCGATCGCAGAGCTCCTGCTTGTGGCCCCAGAAAAGGTGTTAACGTCACTTTTATGA